Within the Solwaraspora sp. WMMA2056 genome, the region GACGAGTTCGAGGGTGCCCGGCGCGGTGAGTTGGATGGCACGCATGCCTTCAGCGTCGGCCCTGCCCGCCGGCCCCGTCCGGCGAACCGCCCCGGATCACCCGCTGCGGCTGAGTCGCCCCGTCCCGCGTCGCGCCGAAATGGATGCCGCCGTACCGACCTTGATCGGCGAAGTCGGGTCTTCTACGAGACGCGGTCCGTCGCGCCAAGGTAATAGCGGACGGCGGTCGTCAGGGCCGTGAGGGTCGGGTAGGTGAGCTGGCCGGCCGGTCCGGCGACTGACGCCGGTCGAGCGACCGCACCCGGGAGAGGTCGATGACAGCGGCGCTCGGCCAGTCCTGCCGGCTGAGCGGCACGAGGAAAGCAGGTGCGGGGTCGGGCGCGGTCCGTTCGCGCCTGCTCGGCGGTCGATCCGAGGGTCAGGCGTCGCGCTGCGCAAATGGTCGCTGCACACCCGACTGGGTGCCACAGTTGGTGCGCAGACAGCCGGCCGTGATCGGATCTGTCGTCGGATGATCGTCGGTCACCTCGGCCTGACGAAGACGCCCCGCCCTTTGACCACTTGGACGAGGCCCTCGTCTACGAGGACACGCACGGTGTGTAGCACGGTCCCTCGGGCGAGTCCGTACCGCTGCTGAAGCTGGACGACGCTGGGGATCGGCCGGCCCGGCGGTAGTTCTCCGGCTTCGATCTGGGCGCGAAGCAGGTCCGCGAGTTGGCGGTAGAGCGGCACCGGCCCGTCCGGATCGATCACGGCCCGAACGATATGCGTTGGCGGCGGGCCACATTCTGTTATGGCAGACCATGGACGACCATGTACCGCCAGCGGTAGAGTTCCTTCATCGACGCGGAATGAGGAGGGCCTATGGCCGAGACGTTGGTGGTTGGTCCGCGCCAGCTACCGGGGAGCGGTTTGGTGAGAGTCTGGATCGACAGCGGCAGCGGCGGCGGAAGCTATATCAAAGTCCGGCGGGAGCAGTTGGCACCTGCTGAGATGGCTCCGGCGAAGGTGAGGCCGCAATCTACCGGCTTCGCGCGCAGAACCGGCCAGCGCCTCCGCCACCGCCCGTTGACCGGAAGCCGTGACGA harbors:
- a CDS encoding GntR family transcriptional regulator produces the protein MIDPDGPVPLYRQLADLLRAQIEAGELPPGRPIPSVVQLQQRYGLARGTVLHTVRVLVDEGLVQVVKGRGVFVRPR